The Streptomyces sp. NBC_00440 genome contains a region encoding:
- the hisB gene encoding imidazoleglycerol-phosphate dehydratase HisB yields MGRIGRVERTTKETSVVVEINLDGTGKVDVSTGVGFYDHMLDQLGRHGLFDLTVKTDGDLHIDSHHTIEDTALAIGAAFKQALGDKVGIYRFGNCTVPLDESLAQVTVDLSGRPYLVHTEPENMAPMIGEYDTTMTRHILESFVAQAQIALHVHVPYGRNAHHIVECQFKALARALRYASEHDPRAAGILPSTKGAL; encoded by the coding sequence GTGGGCCGCATCGGACGGGTGGAACGCACCACCAAGGAGACCTCGGTCGTGGTCGAGATCAATCTCGACGGCACCGGCAAGGTCGACGTGTCGACGGGGGTCGGCTTCTACGACCACATGCTCGACCAGCTGGGCCGCCACGGCCTCTTCGACCTCACGGTCAAGACGGACGGCGACCTGCACATCGACTCGCACCACACCATCGAGGACACCGCCCTGGCGATCGGCGCCGCCTTCAAGCAGGCGCTCGGCGACAAGGTGGGCATCTACCGGTTCGGCAACTGCACGGTGCCGCTGGACGAGTCGCTCGCCCAGGTCACCGTCGACCTGTCGGGCCGCCCCTACCTGGTGCACACCGAGCCGGAGAACATGGCGCCGATGATCGGCGAGTACGACACGACGATGACCCGGCACATCCTGGAGTCGTTCGTCGCGCAGGCCCAGATCGCGCTGCACGTCCACGTGCCGTACGGGCGCAACGCCCACCACATCGTGGAGTGCCAGTTCAAGGCCCTGGCCCGCGCGCTGCGTTACGCGTCCGAGCACGACCCGCGGGCAGCGGGCATTCTTCCTTCGACCAAGGGCGCCCTGTAA
- a CDS encoding histidinol-phosphate transaminase has protein sequence MTGIDDLPVRDELRGQSPYGAPQLDVPVRLNTNENPYPLPEALIDRITERVREAARTLNRYPDRDAVELRTALARYLTRTAGHPVGAANVWAANGSNEVIQQLLQTFGGPGRTAIGFEPSYSMHALIARGTGTGWISGPRNEDFTIDVAAAERSIAGNRPDVVFITSPNNPTGTAVDTETVLALYEAAQAAGPAMVVVDEAYGEFSHAPSLLPLIEGRPHLVLSRTMSKAFGAAGLRLGYLAADPAVVDAVQLVRLPYHLSSVTQATALAALEHTDTLLRYVEQLKDERDRLVSELRSIGYDVTQSDANFIQFGRFQDASAAWRAILDRGVLIRNNGVPGWLRVSVGTPAENDAFLEAARTLHKEITA, from the coding sequence ATGACAGGCATCGACGACCTGCCCGTACGGGACGAACTGCGCGGCCAGTCCCCGTACGGCGCGCCCCAACTGGACGTCCCCGTACGGCTGAACACCAACGAGAACCCGTACCCGCTGCCCGAGGCGCTGATCGACCGGATCACCGAGCGCGTACGGGAGGCGGCCCGCACGCTCAACCGCTACCCCGACCGGGACGCCGTCGAGCTCCGCACCGCGCTGGCCCGCTATCTCACCAGGACCGCGGGGCACCCGGTCGGCGCGGCCAACGTCTGGGCGGCGAACGGCTCGAACGAGGTCATCCAGCAGCTGCTCCAGACCTTCGGCGGCCCCGGCCGCACGGCCATCGGCTTCGAGCCCTCGTACTCGATGCACGCCCTCATCGCGCGCGGCACCGGCACCGGCTGGATCTCCGGACCGCGCAACGAGGACTTCACCATCGACGTGGCGGCGGCCGAACGCTCCATCGCCGGGAACCGGCCGGACGTCGTCTTCATCACCTCGCCCAACAACCCCACCGGCACCGCGGTCGACACCGAGACCGTCCTCGCGCTGTACGAGGCGGCGCAGGCGGCGGGCCCTGCGATGGTCGTGGTGGACGAGGCGTACGGCGAGTTCAGCCACGCGCCCTCGCTGCTCCCGCTGATCGAGGGCCGCCCCCACCTGGTCCTCTCCCGGACCATGTCCAAGGCGTTCGGCGCGGCCGGGCTGCGGCTCGGCTACCTCGCGGCCGACCCGGCCGTGGTCGACGCCGTCCAGCTCGTACGGCTGCCGTACCACCTGTCATCGGTCACCCAGGCCACCGCGCTCGCCGCCCTGGAGCACACCGATACCCTGTTGCGGTACGTCGAGCAGCTGAAGGACGAGCGCGACAGGCTTGTCAGTGAGCTGCGCTCCATCGGATACGACGTGACCCAGTCCGATGCCAACTTCATCCAGTTCGGCCGCTTCCAGGACGCCTCGGCTGCCTGGCGGGCGATCCTCGATCGCGGTGTCCTGATCAGGAACAACGGGGTCCCCGGATGGCTGCGGGTCTCCGTGGGCACTCCGGCCGAGAACGACGCGTTCCTCGAAGCGGCACGCACACTGCACAAGGAGATCACCGCATGA
- a CDS encoding LON peptidase substrate-binding domain-containing protein, which produces MTTARLPLFPLNSVLFPGLVLPLNIFEERYRAMMRDLLKVDDEAEPRRFAVVAIRDGSEVAPTLPGLPGRAALPEPGPAAGFGDDPATALHHIGCIADAATIRERDDGSFEVLATGTARVRIHSLDASGPYLTAEVEELPEDAGDDAGALAEGVLRAFRAYQKRLAGARERSLTTGAELPDEPSVVSYLVAAAAVLDVPAKQKLLEAPDIATRLREELKLLRSETAVIRHLPSLPATDLTRAPTHLN; this is translated from the coding sequence GTGACCACCGCGCGCCTCCCTCTCTTCCCGCTGAACTCGGTGCTGTTCCCGGGCCTCGTGCTGCCTCTGAACATCTTCGAGGAGCGTTATCGCGCCATGATGCGCGACCTGCTCAAGGTGGACGACGAGGCCGAGCCACGGCGCTTCGCCGTCGTCGCCATCCGCGACGGTTCCGAGGTGGCGCCCACGCTGCCAGGGCTGCCCGGCCGCGCCGCACTGCCCGAGCCGGGCCCGGCCGCCGGTTTCGGCGACGACCCGGCCACCGCCCTGCACCACATCGGCTGCATCGCCGACGCGGCGACGATCCGTGAGCGCGACGACGGCAGTTTCGAGGTGCTCGCCACCGGCACGGCGCGGGTGCGGATCCACTCGCTGGACGCGAGCGGCCCGTATCTGACCGCCGAGGTCGAGGAACTGCCCGAGGACGCCGGGGACGACGCGGGCGCCCTCGCTGAGGGTGTGCTGCGCGCCTTCCGCGCCTATCAGAAGCGGCTGGCCGGTGCACGCGAACGCTCGCTCACCACGGGGGCCGAGCTTCCCGACGAGCCCTCGGTGGTCTCGTACCTGGTCGCGGCGGCCGCCGTGCTGGACGTGCCCGCCAAGCAGAAGCTGCTCGAAGCGCCGGACATCGCGACCCGGCTGCGCGAGGAGCTGAAGCTGCTGCGGTCGGAGACCGCGGTGATCCGGCATCTTCCGTCGCTGCCCGCCACGGACCTGACCCGGGCCCCGACCCACCTCAACTGA
- the hisH gene encoding imidazole glycerol phosphate synthase subunit HisH translates to MTARRKVVVFDYGFGNVRSAERALAHAGADVEITRDFDRAMNAEGLLVPGVGAFSACMKGLKEARGDWIVGRRLAGGRPVMGICVGMQILFERGIEHGVETEGLDEWPGTVGPLKADVVPHMGWNTVEAPADTELFAGLDAAARFYFVHSYAAHDWSLEVTNARIRAPRVTWATHGERFVAAVENGPLSATQFHPEKSGDAGAQLLTNWIGTL, encoded by the coding sequence ATGACCGCCCGCAGGAAGGTCGTGGTCTTCGACTACGGCTTCGGCAACGTCCGCTCCGCCGAGCGCGCGCTCGCGCACGCCGGCGCGGACGTCGAGATCACCCGTGACTTCGACCGCGCCATGAACGCCGAAGGGCTGCTCGTCCCCGGTGTCGGTGCCTTCTCCGCCTGTATGAAGGGGCTCAAGGAGGCCCGCGGCGACTGGATCGTCGGCCGCAGGCTCGCCGGCGGCCGCCCGGTCATGGGCATCTGCGTCGGGATGCAGATCCTCTTCGAGCGCGGCATCGAGCACGGCGTGGAGACCGAGGGCCTCGACGAGTGGCCCGGCACGGTCGGCCCGCTCAAGGCCGACGTCGTACCGCACATGGGGTGGAACACCGTGGAAGCCCCGGCGGACACCGAGCTCTTCGCCGGGCTCGACGCGGCAGCGCGCTTCTACTTCGTGCACTCCTACGCGGCGCACGACTGGTCGCTCGAAGTCACCAACGCCAGGATCCGCGCCCCGCGCGTCACCTGGGCCACGCACGGCGAGCGCTTCGTCGCGGCCGTCGAGAACGGCCCCCTGTCGGCCACCCAGTTCCACCCCGAGAAGTCCGGCGACGCCGGCGCCCAGCTGCTGACCAACTGGATCGGAACCCTCTGA
- the hisD gene encoding histidinol dehydrogenase → MISRIDLRGDALPEGGALRDLLPRADFDVQAALEKVRPICEDVHHRGDAALIEYAEKFDGVRLEQVRVPAAALADALARLDPAVRAALEESVRRARLVHRAQRRAEHTTQVVPGGKVTEKWVPVERVGLYAPGGRSVYPSSVVMNVVPAQEAGVESIALASPAQKEFGGLPHPTILAACALLGIDEVYAAGGATAVAMFAHGTESCPPVNMVTGPGNIWVAAAKRYFTGRIGIDAEAGPTEIAVLADDTADPAHVAADLISQAEHDPMAAAVLVTDSAELADAVEKELAPQVAATKHITERIVPALEGKQSAIVLVDSVEDGLKVVDAYGAEHLEIQTADAAAVAARVRNAGAVFVGPWAPVSLGDYCAGSNHVLPTGGCACHSSGLSVQSFLRGIHIVDYTRDALAEVTHHVVTLAEAEDLPAHGAALKARFGWKVPTA, encoded by the coding sequence ATGATCTCCCGAATCGATCTGCGCGGCGACGCCCTCCCCGAGGGTGGCGCCCTGCGCGACCTGCTGCCCCGTGCCGACTTCGACGTACAGGCCGCCCTGGAAAAGGTGCGGCCGATCTGCGAGGACGTGCACCATCGCGGTGACGCGGCGCTCATCGAGTACGCGGAGAAGTTCGACGGTGTGCGGCTGGAGCAGGTGCGGGTGCCCGCAGCCGCCCTCGCCGACGCTCTGGCCCGCCTCGACCCGGCGGTGCGGGCGGCCCTGGAGGAGTCGGTCAGGCGCGCCAGGCTGGTCCACCGCGCCCAGCGGCGCGCCGAGCACACCACCCAGGTCGTCCCCGGCGGCAAAGTGACCGAGAAGTGGGTACCGGTCGAGCGTGTCGGGCTGTACGCGCCGGGCGGACGCTCCGTCTACCCCTCCTCGGTGGTCATGAACGTCGTCCCCGCCCAGGAGGCCGGGGTCGAGTCGATCGCCCTCGCGTCCCCCGCGCAGAAGGAGTTCGGCGGCCTGCCGCACCCGACGATCCTGGCCGCCTGCGCGCTGCTCGGCATCGACGAGGTGTACGCGGCGGGCGGCGCCACCGCCGTCGCGATGTTCGCCCACGGCACCGAGTCCTGCCCCCCGGTCAACATGGTCACGGGCCCCGGCAACATCTGGGTCGCCGCGGCCAAGCGGTACTTCACCGGCCGGATCGGCATCGACGCCGAGGCGGGCCCGACCGAGATCGCCGTACTCGCCGACGACACCGCCGACCCCGCGCACGTCGCGGCCGACCTGATCAGCCAGGCCGAGCACGACCCGATGGCCGCCGCCGTCCTCGTCACCGACTCGGCCGAGCTGGCCGACGCGGTCGAGAAGGAGCTGGCGCCGCAGGTCGCCGCCACCAAGCACATCACCGAGCGGATCGTGCCCGCGCTGGAGGGCAAGCAGTCCGCGATCGTCCTCGTCGACTCGGTCGAGGACGGCCTGAAGGTCGTGGACGCGTACGGCGCCGAGCACCTGGAGATCCAGACCGCCGACGCCGCAGCGGTCGCCGCCCGGGTCCGCAACGCCGGAGCCGTCTTCGTCGGCCCCTGGGCCCCGGTCTCCCTCGGGGACTACTGCGCCGGGTCCAACCACGTCCTGCCCACCGGCGGCTGCGCCTGCCACTCCTCGGGCCTCTCCGTCCAGTCGTTCCTGCGCGGCATCCACATCGTCGACTACACCCGGGACGCGCTCGCCGAGGTCACCCACCACGTGGTGACGCTCGCCGAGGCCGAGGACCTGCCCGCGCACGGCGCGGCCCTCAAGGCGAGGTTCGGATGGAAGGTGCCCACCGCATGA
- a CDS encoding oxidoreductase has product MTEAQHDEHAPNWLTGAELGMWEAFRNGSTYDLRTRNPVMDNPLSARTWGPERTVRARVVALLLLSGPPALAGRVSSLKLTGVQITGALDLAGGTVTPYVELTGCRFEDEVLLPECRVTTVRMVGCAMPRLEAARLHSEGDLHLPRCRVAGGIRLTDAQIGTDLLINMMVVHPDRKGRSIAADGLYVAQDLQAEMIESHGEVSLRSARIGVSLSFNGSRLLNPDGRRALNAPQLSVERTLYLSAAGVTPDGGGTTPPYGTGPTPPYGTRIQPFECVGGIRLDDGRFGDALDLRSAKFRMHSDQELSLRRIQTPELRFLGDRPEQGRVVLSGAKVVNLVDMSTSWPGPGGLAMGGFSYENLIPVGRFPLEQRLEWVTAATPEYAPEPYERLASVLRNSGEDADAREVLLAKQRRRRETLPLAAKVWGYLQDWTVAYGYRPGRAALWMAVLWAAGTVAFSRYHPEPMSRDGHPQWNAALYALDLLIPVVNLGQDGYWKLCGGWQWAAAALIVLGWILATTVATGATRLLRRS; this is encoded by the coding sequence GTGACAGAGGCGCAGCACGACGAGCATGCGCCCAACTGGCTGACCGGCGCCGAGCTGGGCATGTGGGAGGCCTTCCGTAACGGCAGCACCTACGATCTGCGCACCCGCAACCCGGTCATGGACAATCCGCTCTCGGCCCGCACCTGGGGCCCCGAGCGCACGGTCCGTGCGCGCGTGGTGGCCCTGCTGCTGCTCAGCGGGCCGCCGGCGCTGGCGGGCCGGGTCTCCTCGCTCAAGCTGACCGGGGTGCAGATCACCGGCGCGCTGGATCTCGCGGGCGGCACGGTCACTCCGTACGTGGAGCTGACCGGCTGCCGGTTCGAGGACGAGGTGCTGCTGCCGGAGTGCCGGGTGACCACGGTCCGGATGGTCGGCTGCGCGATGCCGCGTCTTGAGGCGGCCCGGCTGCACAGCGAGGGCGATCTGCATCTGCCGCGCTGCCGGGTGGCGGGCGGCATCCGGCTGACCGACGCACAGATCGGCACGGATCTGCTGATCAACATGATGGTGGTGCACCCGGACCGCAAGGGCCGCTCCATCGCGGCCGACGGGCTGTACGTGGCACAGGATCTGCAGGCCGAGATGATCGAGTCGCACGGCGAGGTGAGTCTGCGCTCGGCGCGGATCGGGGTCTCGCTGAGCTTCAACGGCAGCCGGCTGCTCAATCCGGACGGACGGCGGGCGCTGAACGCACCGCAGCTCTCGGTGGAGCGCACGCTCTATCTGTCGGCGGCCGGGGTGACACCGGACGGCGGCGGCACCACTCCCCCGTACGGCACCGGGCCGACCCCGCCGTACGGGACGAGGATCCAGCCGTTCGAGTGCGTCGGCGGGATACGGCTTGACGACGGGCGGTTCGGGGACGCCCTCGACCTGCGGAGTGCGAAGTTCCGTATGCATAGCGACCAGGAGCTGTCACTGCGCCGTATCCAGACCCCCGAACTGCGCTTCCTCGGGGACCGCCCCGAGCAGGGCCGGGTGGTGCTCTCGGGCGCCAAGGTGGTCAACCTGGTCGATATGTCGACCAGTTGGCCGGGTCCCGGCGGTCTGGCGATGGGCGGCTTCAGCTACGAGAACCTCATCCCGGTCGGCCGATTTCCGCTGGAGCAGCGGCTGGAGTGGGTGACGGCGGCGACTCCGGAGTACGCGCCGGAGCCGTACGAACGGCTGGCGTCGGTGCTGCGCAACAGCGGCGAGGACGCGGACGCCCGCGAGGTGCTGCTCGCGAAGCAGCGCAGACGGCGCGAGACGCTGCCGCTGGCCGCCAAGGTGTGGGGGTACCTCCAGGACTGGACGGTGGCGTACGGCTACCGGCCGGGCCGGGCCGCGCTCTGGATGGCGGTGCTGTGGGCGGCGGGAACGGTCGCGTTCTCGCGCTACCACCCGGAGCCGATGAGCCGGGACGGGCATCCGCAGTGGAACGCGGCGCTCTACGCACTGGATCTGCTGATCCCGGTGGTCAACCTCGGCCAGGACGGCTACTGGAAGCTGTGCGGCGGCTGGCAGTGGGCGGCCGCCGCGCTGATCGTGCTCGGCTGGATCCTGGCCACGACGGTCGCGACGGGCGCCACCCGCCTGCTGCGCCGGAGCTGA
- the ybaK gene encoding Cys-tRNA(Pro) deacylase — MAKKAKKKQSGGTPATAALAAAGTAYTLHTYEHDPAAASYGGEAAEALGVTPDRVFKTLVADVDGELTVAVVPVAGSLDLKALAAAVGGKRATMADPAVAERTTGYVLGGISPLGQRKRLRTVLDASASEHGTICVSAGRRGLEVELSPADLAGLTGALLAVVGRAGRPYDPAV, encoded by the coding sequence GTGGCGAAGAAGGCGAAGAAGAAGCAGTCGGGGGGCACGCCGGCCACGGCGGCGCTGGCCGCGGCAGGCACGGCGTACACGCTGCACACGTACGAGCACGACCCGGCCGCCGCCTCCTACGGCGGGGAGGCCGCCGAAGCGCTCGGGGTCACCCCCGACCGGGTATTCAAGACGCTGGTGGCCGATGTGGACGGCGAGCTGACCGTGGCCGTCGTCCCGGTCGCGGGCAGCCTGGACCTCAAGGCCCTGGCCGCAGCGGTGGGCGGCAAGCGCGCCACCATGGCGGACCCGGCCGTGGCGGAACGCACCACGGGGTACGTGCTCGGCGGTATCTCCCCGCTGGGCCAGCGCAAGCGCCTCCGTACGGTCCTTGACGCATCGGCGTCGGAGCACGGGACCATCTGCGTATCGGCGGGGCGCAGGGGGCTTGAGGTGGAGCTGTCCCCTGCGGACCTGGCCGGGCTCACCGGGGCGCTGCTGGCCGTGGTGGGGCGGGCGGGCCGCCCGTACGACCCGGCGGTCTAG